GCGAACGGTGTCCTGGAAAAATATGTAACCGGCGGCGAAGGAGCCAGCGACTACGACCGTTTCCTCGCATGGGCGAAAACGGTTCCACAAGCGATCGGCAACCCGCTTTACCACTGGTCGCATCTGGAGCTGCAGCGTTATTTCGATGTATACGAGCTGATCAACGAGAAGAACGCTCCGGCGATTTGGGAAAAAGTGAATGCCAAGCTGAGCGGCGAAGGCTTCGGTGCGCGCGATTTCATCACGAAATCCGACGTTCGCGTCATCTGCACGACGGACGACCCGACCGATTCACTCGAATATCATATCAAAATCAAGGATGATCCGACGTTTGATGTGAAGGTGCTGCCTTCTTTCCGCCCGGACAAAGGGCTTGAAATCAACCGCGCGACGTTCCTGCCATGGGTAGGCAAGCTCGGCGAAGTTACCGGACAAACGATCACAAACTACGATCAGTTGCTCTCCGCCCTCGATTCGCGCGCGCGTTTCTTCCACTCGATCGGCGGCTGCGTATCCGACCATGCGCTTGATTATGTTCCTTACGCGGAAACGACGAAGGAAGAGGCAGCGGCTATTTTCGCCAAAGCGCTGAAAGGCGAAACGGTCAGCCTCGAGGAGGAGAAGAAGTACAAGACATACACGCTCGTGTTCCTGTGCAAAATTTACGCCGAGCTCGGCTGGGCGCAGCAGTTCCATATCAACGCGTCCCGCAACAACAACAGCCGCATGTTCGCACAGCTCGGTCCGGACACCGGCTTCGACTCGATCAACGACAGCTCGGTCGCTTATCCGCTGAGCCGTCTGCTCGATACGCTCGACAAGGACAATGCGCTGGCGAAAACGATTTTGTACTCGCTCAACCCGAACGACAATATTATTTTGGCCACACTCATGGGCAGCTACCAAGGCGGCGGCATCCCGGGCAAAATCCAGTTCGGCTCCGCATGGTGGTTTAACGATACGAAGGACGGCATGCTAGACCAAATGAAGACGCTGGCCAACGTCGGCCTCTTGAGCCGCTTTGTCGGTATGCTGACCGACTCCCGCAGCTTCTTGTCCTACACCCGCCACGAATATTTCCGCCGTTTGGTGTGCAACCTGATCGGCGAATGGGTAGAGAACGGCGAGTTCCCTCACGATATGGAGCTGCTCGGCGAAATCGTGCAAAACATTTCCTACAACAACGCAAACGAGTATTTCAATTTCTAAAAACGAACGAACTATATACAAAGAAAACCTGGCGGAATGTTCGCCAGGTTTTTTACATTCGAAATCGAGATTGGAACCATAGAAGACTAAATGACACTTGGAACTGTTATTCCTCGAAAATAAGTAGTTTATAAAAATAGCGGAACTCACGTTCGTTATTCTCAGAAAAATGGCTTCATCGAAAAAATAGAGGAACTGAGATGCGCTAAATCGGTAGAAAATGGCTTGTGGATTGGGAAATCCGACAAATAGAGCACCTGAGTTCCGTTAATTTCCAAAAATGTCCGAAATCGCCCCAAATAGCGAACCATAGTTCCGCTATGTTCCCGCTTAACCCTGACAACATTGCGCTTGGGGCGCCCGGGGTCCCCCTAGAGGAGGGGGGCAACAATATAGGGTACTCCTAGGGGGATGCCCTTACACAGTGATACTCATCATATCGCAAGCAAGCTCCACCTTGGACTTTGCAGCGTCGCTGCTGCCGGCCAGCACCTCTCCGTATGGCTCTCCGTCCGTAAGGTGAACGGCATACACTTTTCCGATGCGGTCTATAGGATAAAAAGCGAGCAAATCCTCCAGGCTCGTATGCGTGCTCATCCGGCCCCGGGCCCTCGTTGCTTCGTGAATGAGCACATCGATTCGCGGCTGATTGGCGATCCATTCGTTCGGACCCGTGTCCGCAGAATAAATAAGCACTTGACCGCCGTTCTGGACCGCGATGCCGGAAGCGGGTACGCCATGCAGACTCTGGAACGTGGAAATGCGGAAATCCGGCTGGTCGACAATGACATTCTCTTGCTCCCATTCATACGGACGGATCACGATATCGAACCCGATCGGCCATTCCGCCGCTTGATAGCTTTGCAAAATGCTGCGCAGCTGAGCTTCGTTGGGCTGCGGACAGAAAAGCGTCAGCGGTTCCTTCCTCCCCGCGATCCACATTCCCCAAAGCAGGGAGGGCAGGCCGTAAATATGATCGACATGAAAATGCGTAAAAATGACGCCTTTGATGCGGTCTATCGGGATGGAAGCCTGCTTCAGCTTGCCGAGCGGATTTCCGCCTACGTCGACCATCCAGCTCTCCTCGTTGTTTTGCAGCAAAAGATAAGTATTGTCCCTTTCTTTGCTGCCTGCCGCACTTGCGGTTCCCATAAAAAATACGTTCATGATGTATCCTCCGGATCGTTCATATTCGAAACGATTATACATCCTCGGTTAAGTGGACACAAGGAACAAATACGCTTGAAACGGAGTACAGTCGAGAGTGGTTGCCAACACGCAAGCGGTCCATTACGATAGTGATATGGCTGCATTATTGCGAGGCGAAGCTTGGCTAAAGGCCGGATATGAAACATCAGAGAAAAGGAGTGCCTGAATTGACCCGATTTTACATCGTTCGGCATGGGGAAACGGAATGGAATTACGATCATAACCGGTATTGCGGAAAGACGAATATTTCGATTTCGGATACCGGAGCGCAGCAGGCCCGCAAAACGGCCGAGTTTTTGGCCGGTACGCCGCTGGACGCCATATATGCATCTACATTGAAGCGGGCGCAGGAAACCGCCGAGCCGATCGCCAAGGTACACGGTATTGACGTGCGGACGGATTCTCGGCTTGAAGAGGTGGATTTTGGCCTGTGGGAAGGTTTGAGAGGCGACGAAATTCGTTCCCGTTACCCCGATGCCTGGCGATTGTGGTGCGAGCAGCCTGAAACGAACGCCGCCGGCTCCACCGGAGAAACCGCCCGTCAAGTGTTCGAGCGAATGAATTCGTTTTTCGAGGAAACGGCATTACATAATCCGGACGGGCGGATTCTTGCCGTCAGCCACAGCACGGCGATCCGCATATATTTGGCCGGGGTGCTGTCCATGCCGTTTCGCGCGTACCGCCAGCTGGTCCAGAGCAACACCGGCATCGCCGTTGTGGAAACATCGTCTGAAGGAATGCGCCTTACGCAGTTTAATTGCCGCTACGATTCGTTCGCCGCTAAGGTGCCGTAGACCCGGCGGTAAAAACAAAACGAAGGAGCAAGCCGATCCTTGGCCGGATTCGGGCTGTTCCTTCGTTTTTTCACGAAAGAGAAGGTTTCTCGAGCAGTTCGCTGATGAAATCGATCGCTTCCTTCTCGTCCGGCCCCTTGGTCACGAGGGTAATCTTGGTGCCTTTCTCAATCGGTACGAGCATCATGCCGAGCAAGCTTTTCATATCGACTTCCACTTGATGGTCCGTGATGTAACGGATTTTAATGTCGGAGCTGAACTGATTCGCTTCTCTTGTAAGCCTTTGCAGATCTTCTTTTTCAAAGTTTTTTGGAATTTCCAGGTCGTGAACTCTCATACGTATTCGTCCTCCGCAAAAGATGACCGATTGCCAGCAGCCTGAGGTCAGTAAGTTTGATTGATGCCATCCTTCATATTATAGCAAGATTTGCTTCCGTTGGGGATAGTTATTGATATTGTTCCTTCGATCAAGATGAACTATATTTATTCATAGGGCATGACATTAAACGAAAAGAGATGATATTTCATGGCACCACGGTTTTGCATGGATTGCGGCAGCCCGCTCGAGCTGCGCAATATCGGAGGGACGGAGAGAAACGCCTGCACCAAGTGCAGCTTCGTGCATTGGGGCAACTACAGCATCGGCGTGGGAGCGCTTGTGCAGCGGGAAGGCAAGGTGCTGCTTGTCCGCAGAGCGATCGAGCCCGGCAAAGGAAACTGGACGAACCCGGGCGGGTACATCGAGCAGCACGAGCCGATCGAGCAGACGATCGAAAGGGAAGTGAAGGAAGAGGCGAACGTGACGGCAAAAGTAAAAGGCATCGTCGCGCTCCGCGATCAGCCGCGCGACGTTCATAACGTCTACATCGCGTTTACGATGGATTATGTGGACGGCGAGCCGGTTCCGGACGGTACGGAGGTCGATGCAGCCGGTTTTTTCAGCCTGGAGGAGATGAAGGATATGCAGGTCGCCGGATTTACCCGGTGGCTCGTCGATATAGCATTGAACGGGGACGGGACCGGACTTTACGAGGATCGCGCGCCGATCGGGTCGTTTAACGGTACGGGATTTTCCATTTTACGCCGCGGGTAACGGACAGCAAGATTTTAGAGGAGATGACGAGAATGAGCATCACACCCCAGATCAAGCGGGTGCTTTTGATGAACGCGGCGTCGAACATTATTTTCAACTACATCGGCATATTTGTGAATTTGTATATTTGGGAAAGCGCGAAGCAAATCAAGGATGTGACGTGGTTCAATCTCGTCATGTTCATTTCATGGAGCATTGCATTTGCGGTCGGGGCGCGGCTTTTGTCTGCGTTTTCGACCCGTTTTCTGATTCGCACCGTTGCACTGAGCGGCACGGCGACATTTTTGCTTCTGTCGTTTCTGCATTTGGATAACCGGGTGCTCTGGATCGCGATTATAGCCGTGCCGGTCGGCATCATGTGGGGATTTTACGCATCGGCGCAAAACATTACGCTCAGCGTGTTCGGCAGGGGAAAAGATTTCGAAGGATACTTTTCGTATGCCAGCATAATAGGCCAGGCCGTGTCGATCCTCAATCCGGTCGTGTTCGCTCTCGTCATCAAGTGGGTCGGCTACAACGGCTCGTTTTTGCTTATGTTTCTGTTCGTCATTTTGCTTCTTGTCGTCTCTTTTTCCATTCCGCCCATCACGCTGGCGAAGGAACCGGAGCCGTTATTCCGCAATATGTCGTTTTCCAAAGTGTTTTGTTATCCCGCAATCCGCTGGATGGTGCCTTCCTGTCTCGCGGCAGGCGTATTTCTGCAATTTCAGGCATTGTTTGCGATCATTTTTACTTTTTCGGTATCGAGCGATAAACTCGTCATCGCGCTGCTTAATGTGATGTACGCGTTATCTTCGATCGGATCGATGTTTTTGTACCGGCGGCTGCAAATTCAAAACGGAATTTGGCTCGCCATCGGCATGGCATCGATGTGCATCGGCTTTTTGTGCGCGCTTCTGCAGCATTCCTTTTTTTTGGTGATCTCCAACATCCTGACGACAATAGGGTTGTTTTATTTCGGCACCGTATGGAATACCGGTCAATTTAAAATCATAAGCAAACATACGGCGATCGAACAGGCGCGAATATTTCTGTGGCGCGAATGGTTTTTAAACGTAACCCGGATCCTGCTTCTGGTATCCGCCATGTTCGTTAAAGATTTTCAAGGCGGGTATTTTATTGCGCTTATGATCGCGGCTATGGCATGCGCTTTGCTCGTTCCGCTGTTTTCCGGTAAAAGCGCAGCTTCGGAGGAGAATCGTCAGCAAGGGGTGCAGCTGCCCTCGGGCCATTAGCGATTTTTCGAACGAAACTCAGCAGCCTGATCTTAGCAATCGAAAAATCTCCTATCCGGCGGTGCGAACAATGCTTTTGCGCCCGATCGGAAGCGGAGGTTTTATTTTTTCCCCCAATTGCCGTCAAGTTATGGTACAATAAAAACATCATTGTTCACGTGTTCATAACGACAACAAGGGGACTTCGTCATGTATCCATTCCTGTTTCGCCTCAACAAAAAGCTGGAAAAAATCATGCCGTTGATCACGCCGACCGCAGTCTGTTTGGGCGTGATTTTTTCCGCCACGCTTCAGCCTTATTCGTTTCTTGTGCCCTGGATATTTGCTTTAATCACCTTTTCGGGCAGTCTCGGATCGAATTTTAAAGATTTGACCCGGGTCATCATGCATCCGGTTCCGCTGCTCACCTGTATGGCTTTGCTCCATCTGGTCATGCCGCTGGTCGCGCTTGTTACCGGGCATATCGTGTTTGCCGGGGATTCGCTGACGATCACCGGGCTCCTGCTTGCGTTTGCAATCCCGACAGGAATCATCAGCTTCATGTGGGTGTCTATTTACAAGGGCAACATTGCGTTTACGCTTTCGTTGATTTTGATCGATACGCTGCTGTCCCCCTTCCTTGTTCCATTTACGATGCACCTTCTTGTAGGAGCGGATGTAAAGATCGACACGCTGGGTATGATGAAGGGGCTGCTGTGGATGGTTGTGTTTCCTTCCGTGCTCGGCATGGTGCTGAACGGATGGACGAAGGGGAAAATCAAGGAGAAGCTCGGCGTGCCGCTGTCTCCGGTCTCGAAAATTTCGCTCGGCGTCGTAGTGGCGATCAACAGCTCGCTTGTCGCTCCTTACTTGAAATTGTTTAACGCCAAGCTGTTCGTCATCTTCATCACTGTGCTCCTTATCGCGATATCGTCCTATGCGATCGGTTGGCTTGTGGCGAAGCTGATGGGTTGGGACCGCAGCATTGTCGTCGCAATGACGTTCAACAGCGGGATGCGCAATATTAGCGCTGGAGCCGTGCTGGCGACCACTTATTTCCCGGCGGCGGTGGCGATGCCGGTTATTATTTGCATGCTGTTTCAGCAAATCCTCGCATCGTTTTACGCTTTCCTGCTGCGCTCCCGCTACGGCATGGGCACGGAGCCGCCGTCCTCCACGATTGCCGCTTCTGCGGGAAACGGCGGCAGACTGAGCGGCTGATGCCGCGATTGGATGGCGCAAAACGCACGAACCCCCCGGACCGAGCTTTCGTCTCGATACGGGGGGTTGGTTTATTTTAAAAGGCGTTAGCCTTGAACGCGGTCACTGTAGCCGGACGTTTCCACAGCTTTCCTGATTGCATCCTGTGCTTTCGTAATCAGCTGCGAGGCTTGATCACCGGTGATCAGCTCCTGCGATGCCGCATTTTGAATGTTAAGCTCAGCATATTCCATCAGCTTGTTCAGCAGCCCCTCTTCGCCGAGATCGGTCTTTTTGGCGAGGCTTGCCAGCGAATCTCCGTTATTCAAAGCGTCTCTCACGTCAATCCAGTCCATATCCAAATATTGCGAGGAAAGAGCTACGATTTTATCCAATCCGAGATCGATGTTTTTCGCCGGATCCGCGGCTGCGGAGGACGCATCCGAAGCGGCTGCCGCCGATTTCGGTTCCTGATAGCCTGCGGTGTTTACGATTTCTTTGACTTTGGCGTTTACGGCCGATTTCAGTTGATCGGCTTGTTCGCTGGTCAGCTTTTCGCTCGCCAAAGCGTTATCGATCTCTGTGACGGAGATATTTGTCAGCCGGGCTACGAAATCGTCCGCGTCAAACCCTGCACTTTTGGCGACATCCACCAAGCTGCTTCCCGCTCTCAGCTGCTCGATCAGGTCCCCATAGTCATCGAAATCGAGGAAAACGGCGCTGTTCTGAACGATCTGATCCAAGTGAAGATCAATGCCGGCTTGCTTGGCAATATCGAGTGCGTTGGCGCCGGCAGCGGCAGGTGTTGCAGCAGCTCCAGAAGTTCCAGAAGTTCCGGCGGCTGCGGATGCTTCCTCCGCAAAAGCTTTTGGCGAGAAGGTGCTGCCCAGAGCTCCTCCGAGCAGCAATGCAGCTGTCAATGTAGTAACGATCGCTTTTTTGTTTCTCCGATTCATGGTTCTCTCCACCTTATCCTTTTTATATGTATGGCTCCTTACATTTCCTAATGTAAATCTCAAATATGAAAAGAAGATGACGATAAACTTAATGACGGCTAAAAAATACCTTAATATAAGATTAAACCATTTACGGACAAACCGAGACGAAAGGCGGAGAAGTATGGTCAAAACAATAGGCTGCCTTCATGCACATCATAACAACATTCCGGGCATTGAAAGAACCTTAGGAAGCGATTACCGGCTCGTTCATTATGTAGATCCGGGATTTATTCCTTGGCTGAATGGCAAAGAGCGGCAGCAACATGAGCTGCGCATATATATGGAGCGCCAGCTGGAGTGGATTGGCGGATATCCTGCCGATGCCATTCTGCTCACATGCACAAATTATATCGCCGCGATGGACGAAGTTCGGCCCCGCACGCCGTGCCCTGTTGCTGCCATCGACGAGCCGTTTATGACATCGCTGTTCGAGTCGGAAGGCCCTGTCCGCATCTTGTTTACCAACCCGGCTACGGTGCAAGGAACGATGAGGAGGTTAAGGATGTTCGCGGATCGGCGAGGGGTTCGTCCGGATGTGGAAGCGTCGGTGATCGAACGATCTTTCGAGCTATTTATGGAAGGAAAAGAGGGAGAGTATCTCGAATTGGTCGCCGAGCATATTCGCCGGCAGCCGGCAAGCCGACTTGCCGTAGGCCAGCTGTCGATGACAGCCGCCGCCGAACGAATCGAACGCGAGACGGGAAGACGGATCGAACACCCGCTCAAGGAGCTGAAGAATCATATGGATCGGTTGATGGGCAAAACTGACCCGTCTCCGTGATATTTGCGTAACCATTGTGCATTATCTTTTAAATTGTCCCTCGGCAAACCCATGCGAAGCAAAAGCGGCAGCGTCAAGAACGCAAGAAACAAGAACAGAACGCGACCGTTAGCAGTTGATGTACCCTTTGAGCGGACCTTGCAGGTCCTTTTTTTGTTGTGATATGATGATCTTTAATTGATTGTACTGCGGTTGCTGCAACGATTTAGGGGTGATTACCTCAGGAAGGAACGAACCATGGTAAAGCTGCTGACCGGAGCCGTTCTTTTTTACCGTAAATGCATATCCCCGCTAAAGCCGCCGACGTGCCGGTTTTATCCGACGTGCTCCGAGTATGCGCTTGTCGCTTTGGAGCGTCACGGCGCGCTCAAAGGCTCCTGGCTTGCGGCAAAACGAATTTGCAAATGCCATCCGTTCCATCCGGGGGGCATCGACCACGTCCCTCCGCCGGATCCCGAATAGATGAGCGTTGGATGTACACCAGCAGACTTGACAAGAGAGGGTTGTCTTCGATATATTTGGCTAATAATATCCATATTTCCCATGAACGGATGAGTACTTTGCTTAAGCCTATGACAGAGAGCCGGGGAAGCTGAAAACCGGCATAGCGCGAAGCAGAGGAATATGGTCCCGGAGGAAGCGGTTGTGAGCTGGTTTGCCGCCTGCAGGCGTACCCGTGAGCTGCCGCCGTGATCCAGCGTTAATGGAGGTCGCAGAGACTTGAACAAGAGCCTCGGCAGGCATTTGCCGCTGAGGAAATTGGGTGGTACCGCGTGAGCTCGAAGCTCTCGTCCCAAAGGGGATGAGGGCTTTTTTAATTAAAAAAGGAGGAGCATTTATGTCCAAAGAGCAAAAAACGTTTTACATCACGACGCCGATTTATTATCCGAGCGACAAGCTGCATATCGGGCATGCCTATTCGACGGTAGCGGGGGATGTGACGGCCCGTTACAAGCGGCTGCGCGGATACGACGTCATGTATTTGACCGGAACCGACGAGCATGGGCAAAAAATCGAACGCAAGGCACAGGAGAAAGGCCAAACGCCGCAGCAGTTCGTTGACGGCATCGTATCCGGCATCAAGGATTTATGGAAAAAACTCGACATCTCATATGACGACTTCATCCGCACGACGGACGAGCGGCACAAACGCGCCGTTGAAAAGATTTTCAAGCAGCTGATGGATCAGGGCGATATTTATCTCGGTAAATACGAGGGCTGGTATTGTACGCCTTGCGAGTCTTTTTACTTGGAAAATAAACTCGTGGAAGGCAAATGTCCGGACTGCGGGCGGCCGGTGGAATGGCTGACGGAGGAAATCTATTTCTTCCGAATGAGCAAATATGCGGATCGTCTGGTGCAGTATTACGAGGAAAACCCCGGCTTTATCCAGCCGGAATCGCGCAAAAACGAGATGATCAACAACTTCATCAAACCCGGGCTGGAAGACCTCGCCGTATCGCGTACGACGTTCGACTGGGGCATCAAGGTGCCGGGTAACCCGAAGCATGTCATCTACGTGTGGATCGATGCGCTTTCCAACTATATTACGGCGCTCGGCTACGGCAGCGAGGACGACAGCAAATACCGGAAATACTGGCCGGCC
The window above is part of the Paenibacillus hamazuiensis genome. Proteins encoded here:
- the uxaC gene encoding glucuronate isomerase; amino-acid sequence: MKPFLDDNFLLNNETAIRLYHDYAKKMPIIDYHCHLSPQEIYENKKFKNITDAWLYGDHYKWRVMRANGVLEKYVTGGEGASDYDRFLAWAKTVPQAIGNPLYHWSHLELQRYFDVYELINEKNAPAIWEKVNAKLSGEGFGARDFITKSDVRVICTTDDPTDSLEYHIKIKDDPTFDVKVLPSFRPDKGLEINRATFLPWVGKLGEVTGQTITNYDQLLSALDSRARFFHSIGGCVSDHALDYVPYAETTKEEAAAIFAKALKGETVSLEEEKKYKTYTLVFLCKIYAELGWAQQFHINASRNNNSRMFAQLGPDTGFDSINDSSVAYPLSRLLDTLDKDNALAKTILYSLNPNDNIILATLMGSYQGGGIPGKIQFGSAWWFNDTKDGMLDQMKTLANVGLLSRFVGMLTDSRSFLSYTRHEYFRRLVCNLIGEWVENGEFPHDMELLGEIVQNISYNNANEYFNF
- a CDS encoding MBL fold metallo-hydrolase; protein product: MNVFFMGTASAAGSKERDNTYLLLQNNEESWMVDVGGNPLGKLKQASIPIDRIKGVIFTHFHVDHIYGLPSLLWGMWIAGRKEPLTLFCPQPNEAQLRSILQSYQAAEWPIGFDIVIRPYEWEQENVIVDQPDFRISTFQSLHGVPASGIAVQNGGQVLIYSADTGPNEWIANQPRIDVLIHEATRARGRMSTHTSLEDLLAFYPIDRIGKVYAVHLTDGEPYGEVLAGSSDAAKSKVELACDMMSITV
- a CDS encoding histidine phosphatase family protein; amino-acid sequence: MTRFYIVRHGETEWNYDHNRYCGKTNISISDTGAQQARKTAEFLAGTPLDAIYASTLKRAQETAEPIAKVHGIDVRTDSRLEEVDFGLWEGLRGDEIRSRYPDAWRLWCEQPETNAAGSTGETARQVFERMNSFFEETALHNPDGRILAVSHSTAIRIYLAGVLSMPFRAYRQLVQSNTGIAVVETSSEGMRLTQFNCRYDSFAAKVP
- a CDS encoding HPr family phosphocarrier protein, whose amino-acid sequence is MRVHDLEIPKNFEKEDLQRLTREANQFSSDIKIRYITDHQVEVDMKSLLGMMLVPIEKGTKITLVTKGPDEKEAIDFISELLEKPSLS
- a CDS encoding NUDIX hydrolase → MAPRFCMDCGSPLELRNIGGTERNACTKCSFVHWGNYSIGVGALVQREGKVLLVRRAIEPGKGNWTNPGGYIEQHEPIEQTIEREVKEEANVTAKVKGIVALRDQPRDVHNVYIAFTMDYVDGEPVPDGTEVDAAGFFSLEEMKDMQVAGFTRWLVDIALNGDGTGLYEDRAPIGSFNGTGFSILRRG
- a CDS encoding bile acid:sodium symporter family protein, whose protein sequence is MYPFLFRLNKKLEKIMPLITPTAVCLGVIFSATLQPYSFLVPWIFALITFSGSLGSNFKDLTRVIMHPVPLLTCMALLHLVMPLVALVTGHIVFAGDSLTITGLLLAFAIPTGIISFMWVSIYKGNIAFTLSLILIDTLLSPFLVPFTMHLLVGADVKIDTLGMMKGLLWMVVFPSVLGMVLNGWTKGKIKEKLGVPLSPVSKISLGVVVAINSSLVAPYLKLFNAKLFVIFITVLLIAISSYAIGWLVAKLMGWDRSIVVAMTFNSGMRNISAGAVLATTYFPAAVAMPVIICMLFQQILASFYAFLLRSRYGMGTEPPSSTIAASAGNGGRLSG
- the yidD gene encoding membrane protein insertion efficiency factor YidD, with the protein product MVKLLTGAVLFYRKCISPLKPPTCRFYPTCSEYALVALERHGALKGSWLAAKRICKCHPFHPGGIDHVPPPDPE